From Tautonia plasticadhaerens, the proteins below share one genomic window:
- a CDS encoding DUF3309 family protein, with the protein MLEIILLVVLVLVLLGALPTWPHSRQWGYYPSGIAGTLVLVLLVVLLLRYV; encoded by the coding sequence ATGCTGGAGATCATCCTGCTGGTCGTCCTTGTCCTCGTCCTGTTGGGTGCCCTGCCGACCTGGCCGCACAGCCGCCAGTGGGGATACTACCCGAGCGGGATCGCGGGGACGCTCGTCCTGGTGCTCCTCGTCGTCTTGCTCTTGCGGTACGTCTGA
- a CDS encoding toxin-antitoxin system HicB family antitoxin: MPETVVHFQIRMPPYLHEELASRAKEQKASLNAMVVEILREAVEWHSSSDGQSDGKARM, encoded by the coding sequence ATGCCGGAAACCGTTGTTCATTTCCAGATCAGGATGCCCCCATACCTGCACGAAGAACTTGCCAGCCGGGCGAAGGAGCAGAAGGCGTCCCTGAACGCCATGGTCGTCGAGATACTCCGCGAGGCGGTGGAGTGGCATAGTTCGAGCGACGGGCAATCGGACGGCAAGGCCCGGATGTGA
- a CDS encoding transglutaminase-like domain-containing protein has product MLLAVRATATYELQDESFAFLMVEPPLSGARHRVVEERLTTTPTRSCELRRDLYGNPQRHLIAPKGRFSFEFSATVEADPNAELPEHAAELPPHELPAEALVYTLPSRYCESDLLGRMAQTEFGRLPPGGGRVRAVAEWVRGHVEYRYGTSGPTTSARDTAIQRVGVCRDFAHLVIAFCRALDIPARYVSGYALGLEPPDFHGFVQVYLGEAWHNIDATTGCLRPALVPIAVGRDAADAAMMTLWTPHEVVEQAVEVRRVAE; this is encoded by the coding sequence ATGCTCTTGGCCGTGCGAGCCACCGCCACCTACGAACTGCAAGACGAGTCGTTCGCCTTCCTCATGGTCGAGCCGCCTCTGAGCGGGGCGAGACATCGGGTCGTCGAGGAGCGGCTCACGACCACCCCGACGCGATCCTGCGAACTGCGGCGTGACCTCTACGGCAACCCCCAGAGGCACCTCATCGCCCCGAAGGGGCGGTTCTCCTTCGAGTTCTCGGCCACCGTCGAGGCCGACCCGAACGCCGAACTCCCCGAACACGCCGCCGAACTTCCGCCCCACGAACTCCCGGCCGAGGCGTTGGTCTACACGCTGCCGTCCCGGTACTGCGAATCGGACCTGCTCGGCCGCATGGCCCAGACCGAGTTCGGCCGCCTCCCGCCGGGCGGAGGCCGGGTCCGGGCTGTCGCCGAGTGGGTGAGGGGGCACGTCGAGTATCGTTACGGGACTTCCGGCCCGACCACCTCGGCCCGCGACACGGCGATCCAGCGGGTGGGCGTCTGCCGCGACTTCGCCCACCTGGTCATCGCCTTCTGCCGGGCGTTGGACATCCCGGCCCGTTACGTCTCGGGGTATGCCTTGGGCCTCGAACCGCCCGATTTCCACGGCTTCGTCCAGGTCTACCTGGGCGAGGCGTGGCACAACATCGACGCGACGACGGGTTGCCTTCGCCCGGCGTTGGTCCCGATCGCCGTCGGCCGCGACGCCGCCGACGCGGCGATGATGACGCTCTGGACGCCGCACGAGGTGGTCGAGCAGGCGGTCGAGGTCCGCCGGGTCGCCGAATGA
- a CDS encoding DUF2784 domain-containing protein has translation MSLYRLAADAVALAHASYVAFVVFGLVAIVTGLAMGKPWARNFWFRIVHLAMIGIVVLQAWLGIVCPLTTLEKTLRRLAGEEDIYGTDFIEHWVHRVIFFDLPPWAFITAYTLFGLVVLATFVFYPPRWNATGKK, from the coding sequence ATGTCCCTGTATCGCCTCGCGGCGGACGCCGTGGCCCTGGCCCACGCCTCCTACGTCGCCTTCGTCGTCTTCGGGCTGGTGGCGATCGTGACCGGCCTGGCGATGGGAAAGCCTTGGGCACGCAACTTCTGGTTCCGGATCGTCCACCTGGCGATGATCGGCATCGTCGTCCTCCAGGCGTGGCTCGGCATCGTCTGCCCGCTGACGACCCTGGAGAAGACGCTCCGACGCCTGGCAGGCGAGGAGGACATCTACGGGACGGACTTCATCGAGCACTGGGTGCACCGGGTGATCTTCTTCGACCTGCCGCCCTGGGCCTTCATCACGGCCTACACGCTGTTCGGCCTGGTCGTGCTGGCCACGTTCGTGTTTTATCCGCCGAGGTGGAACGCGACCGGGAAGAAGTGA
- a CDS encoding phage NrS-1 polymerase family protein has translation MPGSNCTDYTRQLNSGRPLEGFHSRLFGETPEKGLSGVSGPAEGRTDDESLVKVLPAVLGSTFAKLWEGDTTGYDSDSEADLALCGLLASQIGPDQARIERIFNRSDLAKRAKWKDREDYRQSTLRRAIEGLASRTPPLLVRGITSNQNIRSIQENSGTLYTGKGGEGGVQQFEPLTPDLEARAIELAVELAISHGNLPDWQSTFLLARRLRTITGGLGEPFERAVAAYCERAGRPVEEYWYAFLDCWPKVRTAEGDDIFAWAVREAAEHAFPLSNNPGQMYRIVASIAWHLSRHTDPEPFYLPRKRITALLGAKSEMTVSRIVSLLVKDGIIRCVNEEFSYTKRKAKEYMFTGEPPEPA, from the coding sequence ATGCCCGGATCAAACTGCACCGACTATACCCGGCAACTCAATAGCGGACGACCACTAGAAGGGTTCCACAGCCGCCTGTTCGGCGAAACCCCTGAAAAGGGTCTTTCGGGAGTCTCCGGCCCCGCAGAGGGCCGCACAGACGACGAGAGCCTGGTCAAAGTGCTTCCGGCAGTCCTCGGGAGCACGTTCGCCAAGCTCTGGGAGGGGGATACGACGGGATACGACTCCGATTCCGAGGCAGACCTCGCCCTCTGTGGCCTACTGGCCTCTCAGATCGGTCCCGATCAGGCACGCATCGAACGGATTTTCAATAGGTCAGACTTGGCAAAGAGGGCAAAATGGAAAGACAGGGAAGATTACAGGCAGTCGACATTGCGGAGGGCGATCGAGGGGTTGGCGTCTCGAACTCCTCCCTTGTTAGTCAGAGGCATCACGAGTAACCAGAATATCAGGAGTATACAAGAGAACTCAGGAACTCTTTACACAGGAAAGGGGGGGGAGGGGGGTGTCCAGCAGTTTGAACCCCTGACGCCCGATTTGGAGGCCAGGGCCATCGAGTTGGCGGTGGAGTTGGCTATTTCACACGGAAACCTGCCAGATTGGCAGTCCACCTTCCTCCTGGCCCGTCGGCTCAGGACGATCACGGGTGGCCTTGGGGAGCCGTTTGAAAGGGCCGTCGCCGCCTACTGCGAACGTGCCGGTCGACCCGTCGAGGAATACTGGTACGCCTTCCTGGACTGCTGGCCCAAGGTCCGCACGGCCGAGGGCGACGACATCTTCGCGTGGGCGGTGCGTGAAGCCGCTGAGCACGCCTTCCCGTTGAGCAACAATCCGGGTCAAATGTATAGGATCGTCGCGTCGATCGCCTGGCACCTGTCCCGTCACACCGACCCGGAGCCGTTCTACCTGCCGCGTAAACGAATCACCGCGTTGCTGGGTGCCAAGTCCGAGATGACCGTGTCGCGGATCGTCAGCTTACTTGTGAAGGACGGGATCATCCGGTGCGTCAATGAGGAGTTCAGCTACACGAAGCGGAAGGCCAAGGAATACATGTTCACCGGCGAGCCGCCGGAACCAGCATAG
- a CDS encoding IS630 family transposase (programmed frameshift), producing the protein MKKYIVTLTADERQALLDLISAGKASALKLAHARILLKADAAEGGPAWPDDRIAEAVEVSVATIERVRQRFVEQGLEAALVRKTQARPSRQRALDGRAEAKLIALACSEPPDGRKAWTMRLLADKLVELEIVPSISDETVRRSLKKGELRPHLKQQWCIPPEANAEFVAAMEDVLEVYHRPYDETRPLVCLDEASKQLIGETVVPIPAAPGRLERFDHEYVRNGTANLFMVTMPLLGWRAVHVTERRTALDFAEVVRWLVEEVHEEAEKVVLVMDNLNTHKIASLYEAFPPERARRIAGKLEIHHTPKHGSWLNMAEIELSVLARQCLDRRIGSSEELKREVAAWEEDRNERMVGIRWQFTTADARIKLHRLYPATQ; encoded by the exons ATGAAGAAGTACATCGTGACGCTCACCGCCGACGAACGCCAGGCCCTCCTCGATCTCATCTCCGCCGGCAAGGCCTCCGCTCTGAAACTGGCCCATGCCCGCATCCTCCTCAAGGCTGATGCCGCCGAGGGCGGGCCCGCCTGGCCCGACGACCGCATCGCCGAGGCCGTCGAGGTCTCTGTCGCCACCATCGAGCGGGTCCGCCAGCGGTTCGTCGAGCAGGGCCTGGAGGCCGCCCTGGTCCGCAAGACGCAGGCCCGTCCCAGCCGCCAGCGGGCCCTCGACGGCCGGGCCGAGGCGAAGTTGATCGCCCTGGCCTGCTCGGAGCCCCCCGACGGCCGCAAGGCCTGGACGATGCGATTGCTGGCCGACAAGCTCGTCGAGTTGGAGATCGTCCCCTCGATCTCCGACGAGACGGTGCGCCGCTCTTTGAAAAAAG GCGAACTGAGGCCGCATCTGAAGCAGCAGTGGTGCATCCCGCCGGAGGCGAACGCCGAGTTCGTGGCGGCGATGGAGGACGTGCTGGAGGTCTACCACCGGCCCTACGACGAGACGCGACCGCTGGTCTGCCTCGACGAGGCGAGCAAGCAACTGATCGGCGAGACGGTCGTGCCGATCCCGGCAGCGCCAGGGCGGCTCGAGCGGTTCGATCACGAATACGTCCGCAACGGGACGGCCAACCTGTTCATGGTGACGATGCCGCTGCTGGGGTGGCGTGCGGTCCACGTCACCGAGCGTCGGACGGCGTTGGACTTCGCCGAGGTGGTGCGTTGGCTGGTGGAGGAGGTGCACGAGGAGGCGGAGAAGGTCGTGCTGGTGATGGACAACCTGAACACGCACAAGATCGCCTCGCTGTACGAGGCGTTCCCGCCGGAGCGGGCCCGTCGGATCGCCGGGAAGTTGGAGATCCACCACACGCCGAAGCACGGGAGTTGGCTGAACATGGCGGAGATCGAGCTGTCGGTGCTGGCGAGGCAGTGCCTGGACCGGCGGATCGGGTCGAGCGAGGAACTGAAGCGGGAGGTCGCGGCGTGGGAGGAGGACCGCAACGAGCGGATGGTGGGCATTCGGTGGCAGTTCACCACGGCGGATGCCCGGATCAAACTGCACCGACTATACCCGGCAACTCAATAG